The following are encoded together in the Fundidesulfovibrio putealis DSM 16056 genome:
- a CDS encoding sulfide/dihydroorotate dehydrogenase-like FAD/NAD-binding protein: protein MPSRILKKRSLIPGQTSELVLDAPHIAAKAKPGNFVILRVSEGGERIPLTIADTDKQAGTITIVYLVLGKTTAQLETLKEGDDILDLCGPLGKDTDIHKLGGPVICVGGGTGIAAMHHIAKGHHMAGNHVIAIIGARTKDLLLFEEELKRFCPEVLVSTDDGSYGHKGLVTEILEQRLKADPTIGEVVAVGPVPMMAAVARTTKPFGVKTVVSLNSIMVDGIGMCGACRVSVGGKTQFACVDGPEFDGQLVDFKELSSRLSAFKAMEQISYEEFKKSHVCKCSH from the coding sequence ATGCCTAGCAGGATACTCAAAAAACGAAGCCTGATACCGGGGCAGACCAGCGAACTGGTCCTGGACGCCCCGCATATCGCGGCCAAGGCCAAACCCGGAAATTTCGTCATCTTGCGGGTCAGCGAGGGCGGCGAGCGCATCCCCCTGACCATAGCCGACACCGACAAGCAGGCAGGAACCATCACCATCGTCTACCTGGTGCTGGGCAAGACCACCGCCCAACTGGAAACCCTCAAGGAAGGCGACGACATCCTGGACCTGTGCGGCCCCCTGGGCAAGGACACCGACATCCACAAGCTCGGCGGCCCGGTCATCTGCGTGGGCGGCGGCACCGGCATCGCTGCCATGCACCACATCGCAAAAGGCCACCACATGGCCGGAAACCACGTGATCGCCATCATCGGCGCTCGCACCAAAGACCTTCTGCTCTTCGAAGAGGAACTCAAACGCTTCTGTCCCGAGGTGCTGGTCTCCACGGACGACGGCTCCTACGGCCACAAGGGCCTGGTGACCGAAATCCTGGAGCAGCGGCTGAAGGCCGACCCCACCATCGGCGAGGTCGTGGCCGTGGGCCCCGTGCCCATGATGGCCGCCGTGGCCCGCACCACCAAGCCGTTCGGCGTGAAAACCGTGGTGAGCCTGAACTCCATCATGGTAGACGGCATCGGCATGTGCGGCGCCTGCAGGGTGAGCGTGGGCGGCAAGACCCAGTTCGCCTGCGTGGACGGCCCCGAGTTCGACGGCCAGCTGGTGGACTTCAAGGAGTTGTCCAGCCGCCTCTCGGCCTTCAAGGCCATGGAACAGATTTCCTACGAGGAGTTCAAGAAGAGCCATGTCTGCAAATGCTCCCACTGA